ATCCTTATCCTGTACAGTCTGACTTTTCATAAAGTTTGCAatggaaagcagcaaagcaacaAGCAGACCATGATGAATGATTTCAGTAAGTGATCAGGCCCACGAGTAGCTAACAATTACTATCATGGATTAGGCGGCACCTCAGAACCTTGAGATAGTTGTCAATTTTGTGGGAATCTCGGCGGAGGCAATGCAGCAGCTTGTAGAAGGCAAAGAGTCTGGAGTCCTCATCATCGAGCTGCAGGGATGGAAGGTCTTCCCACTGAGAGTAAACTTCATTTCCAGTCTCACCAGAATGAATCTAAAGAGACATAATGATACCATAGTAAATGATAGTGAATCTGGATGTAGAGCAGAAGATTTAAAATTCTGGCTGTGATGAATGCTTGTTGCTAGTGTATGGCTTGTAAAGTGTTTCCTGTTGGTGTTCCCACTGTTCTGTATAATGTGCTATATCTTCCTTTCACCTTGTAATCTTTATCATTTGTTCCTAGAACTTCTCTCTGTGTCTCCAGCTTTGTCTTGGCCCATCTCTGACATGATCTCTCTGATACAGGCAGTTTTCAAGAACGTGTTACTAGAAAAATCTCTCTACAGTACATCTTCATAAATACTGTGCCcaaattccttaaaaataattaaataaaaaaaaatctgagtgaTACAGTGATCCCTAATATGAGAAAGCTATGTGTAGGAACTCATGTGGTATGTTTGTGTCTGAGGTGAAGACAGATTTAAGTACCTCTGTTTGAAAAAGACAGCCAGTAAGTTTCTCTTATCACAGAAATTTACCTTTCATAGCAGAAAGGAATTCTGTGCCTCTTGATGCTTGTTCATCTTCTTTATTTCCTGCCAACTGCACATTGCAAAAGCACATAGGAGGGTTTCTGCGAAGACCCTTAGCTAAAGCACTTCTGTggagaaacttagctaaaaaaGATCACTCAAAAACATGGTCTAACACTAACGAACTTGCCAGCTTTGCCTCCAGTCTCCTTCTGTAAATTATGTGAATGACAAGGTGGTGACAGGGTAACTGCAGCAACTTATGCAATTATCTTGGATCCTTCCCTGTGCTTTTCTTGCGTATGGACACAGGATAGAGATTACACTGATAAATGCATTTGTGGCCTAGGTGAGCTAAGATTACTGAGTAGAGGCACCTAACTGACAGAGACCATGAGTCTCTCTCACCAGTGGAAAGTGGTGGATACAGTGACAGTGACATGCTTAATACTGTTCATCTGTTCAGAGCCTAAGCAAAAGCCAGTAAAGTCAGAAATTCCTGTTAGCATATAGCTCACTGACAGAATGATATATTCATGGACTAACATGGcccctttaaaaataaacaagttagAGCTGCTTTTATTCAGGAAAGCTTtcaagaaattaataataacaaaGGTAATTGAGTATGGGTTTTATCAGACAACAGCCTTGTTCAACCTTACAAATTGAGAGTGAACCTAGTTTGAACCAGAGTTCAGAGTATTGTGtgaaaagggaaatgaaagatAACACCATTACTTTGCTGTATGCCACATCTGTGCAATAGCCCAGACTTCcagaacagttttaaaaacagtatCTGTTCCTGAAAACTATACACAATACCTATATGTAAAGAGATGTATACATGCactaaaacataaaaataaacaaaaaaatataagtaTGTGAGGGTGATAAAACACAGATCCAACCTTAAAAAATCGGGATTGCAAATTCAAAATAGTCAAAAATAGAATGATGATTAATCAGTCCTACTGCTTTCATCTTCTCTAGAAACAGGACTGAGGGTATGGTGGATTATGCCATGCCAGTTACATCACATTTTCTCTTTAGAAATTACAAGGCAGCAGAAGAAGGCCAAAGGAAGAAAGCTGAAAGTTCTCAGATCCAGTAATCTTggatcccttttttcccttcatatatactatttcctttccttttccaggcaGGGAGGGCCTGACTTCTGTACAGCAACAGGATGTTAAGTACCTGATACTTACCCGCCcaattattttctccattcCCTCTAGAAGCCgcttgttttgttcttcaatCTCTGTAGCCTTCCAGAGGATGGTTGCAGGAGCTTCTTTGATTCTTTGTACTTCAGAGGCCAGATGGATCAGAGGATCATTCCAGGAGCGCAGCACTCCCACTATTAAATTCAGTAGGTCTCCATGCTGTTTACCCACATTAAGGAAAGGCAGTTAAAATAGGAAGGCTAAATGCTGGCAGCATTAGAAGGCATGCAGAACAATATCCTCAGATACAGTGATTTGGGAACATAGTTCAGGACCTGCCACTGAATATGCCCTATAGCCCTGTCTTAGATACCTCTGTGCCAATTGCATTTTTGAAGTTTGTCAATGTTGTCTTAATGTTTTACAACATTAGCACAAGTAGTTACAATACTGTAACGGAAAATATCACTAAACCACCTCCATGTTAAGAAATAGCAAGGACAACGGTGTTGcatatctttgaaaaaaaaacccagcaaagaAACCAGAACCCCTTACctgattttttaatgaatattttaattttattggcAAATGGAAGGCGTACGTTATGGCAAACCACTAAATAAGTTTTATTGCCTCTAAGTAACTCATGTGTCCTCCCCTTTGAATAATGTGTCTTCCAGCAATAACTCTCAGTTAAAAAATTTTCCTTACTTCTGAACAATAAAAATTTGTAAAGCTTATGGGTAGGGTAGTATTCAAGCATTTCTTTGCTAGATGCACTGGATCTGAGCACAACCAGGTTTGTTATGTGTCCAGGGCTGAGAATTCTATTGCACCCAGTAGGATTTCTGAATGGCATACTGAGAAGATGGTGATACTGGAATTGCAAGGATTGACGACCATTAagttgaaaaagatttttccctgGCACAACCGCATCCATACACCTATGCTTATATTTTTCTCCAGAGTATGTTCAAATTGTAACAGTGAGCATAGGCTGAACAAGACTACCTCCATCTAAaatttataattattaaattGATGGATGCAGCatgtattttgcattatttcacACTAGAGCCTTTGTATTTGGATGATGATTTAACCACTTTTGCCTACTGGTATCAGCAAGGATATCTGTTTATCTTTTCTTTAGTAATCTCAGTAATTTCAGTTACCTGAAAACTGAATTCCCCTGCCTGCAAAGAGAATTCACTATGCCattgtattttttatgtttgttaaTGTAATATTTGTCTTATAGTTGTTTTAAGATAACACAAAATATTGTGGTGTTCTCAGTATTCTACAAGCATTCTACAACTGGCACTACTCCATGAGGTTATATTGTATTTGGAAATAAGATGGAATGACTGAATGTaacataaaggaaaaggaaagaaagattaGTTAAGAgcattatatatgtatatattatatatattatatgtattcTGTGTAGTCTATTACTTACTTTCAGCAAATGTTAAATCAACTTTTATCGTCTTTTTTGGtgctttcctcttcccagcTTTTTAATTCCAATTGAGATggtttccctctctctctgctgcctttcttcacttaaccctccttcctcccccccccctccctctgctctgtctCACACTGAATGGCATTAGAAATGGGA
This DNA window, taken from Calypte anna isolate BGI_N300 chromosome 2, bCalAnn1_v1.p, whole genome shotgun sequence, encodes the following:
- the PRL gene encoding prolactin, producing the protein MTTMSNRGASLKGLLLVVLLVSNLLLTKEGVTSLPICPNESGTCQVPLGELFERAVRLSHYIHFLSSEMFNEFDERYSQGRDFITKAVNGCHTSSLTTPEDKEQTQQIHHGDLLNLIVGVLRSWNDPLIHLASEVQRIKEAPATILWKATEIEEQNKRLLEGMEKIIGRIHSGETGNEVYSQWEDLPSLQLDDEDSRLFAFYKLLHCLRRDSHKIDNYLKVLRCRLIHDSNC